A single window of Maribacter algicola DNA harbors:
- the rpoB gene encoding DNA-directed RNA polymerase subunit beta — translation MFTNQTERINFASAKNTPHYPDFLDIQIKSFQDFFQLETKSDQRGDEGLYNTFMENFPITDTRNQFVLEFLDYFIDPPRYSIQECIERGLTYSVPLKARLKLYCTDPEHEDFETIVQDVYLGTIPYMTPSGTFVINGAERVVVSQLHRSPGVFFGQSFHANGTKLYSARVIPFKGSWIEFATDINGVMYAYIDRKKKLPVTTLFRAIGFERDKDILEIFDLSEEVKVSNAGLKKVLGRKLAARVLNTWHEDFVDEDTGEVVSIERNEIVLDRDTILEKEHIAEILEADVKTILLHKENNAQSDYAIIHNTLQKDPTNSEKEAVEHIYRQLRNAEPPDEETARGIIDKLFFSDQRYNLGEVGRYRMNKKLGLDIGMDKQVLTKEDIITIIKYLIELINSKAEIDDIDHLSNRRVRTVGEQLSQQFGVGLARMARTIRERMNVRDNEVFTPIDLINAKTLSSVINSFFGTNQLSQFMDQTNPLAEITHKRRLSALGPGGLSRERAGFEVRDVHYTHYGRLCPIETPEGPNIGLISSLSVFAKVNPMGFLETPYRKVENSKVDLENYVYLSAEEEEGMKIAQANIPLKENGQIDTDKVIAREEGDFPVVDPAEIHYTDVAPNQIASISASLIPFLEHDDANRALMGSNMMRQAVPLLKPQSPIVGTGLERQVASDSRVLINAEGDGTIEYVDAEKITIKYDRTDEERLISFDEDEKTYFLVKFRKTNQGTSINLKPIVKKGDRVKKGQVLCEGYATEKGELALGRNLTVAFMPWKGYNFEDAIVISEKVVREDIFTSIHVDEYSLEVRDTKLGAEELTHDIPNVSEEATKDLDENGMIRIGAEVKPGDILIGKITPKGESDPTPEEKLLRAIFGDKAGDVKDASLKASPSLRGVVIDKKLFSRSVKDKRRRSEDKEELSKLELEYEVKFQELKDILIEKLFTLVNGKTSQGVLNDLGEEVLPKGKKYTMKMLNSVDDFAHLVGGSWTTDADTNNSVADLLHNYKIKLNDLQGNLRRDKFTISVGDELPAGIMKLAKVYIAKKRKLKVGDKMAGRHGNKGIVSRIVRQEDMPFLEDGTPVDIVLNPLGVPSRMNIGQIYETVLGWAGLKLGRKFATPIFDGASLDEINKYTDDAGIPRFGHTYLFDGGTGQRFDQPATVGVIYMLKLGHMVDDKMHARSIGPYSLITQQPLGGKAQFGGQRFGEMEVWALEAYGASATLREILTVKSDDVIGRAKTYESIVKGETMPEPGLPESFNVLMHELKGLGLDIRLEE, via the coding sequence ATGTTCACAAATCAGACTGAAAGAATAAATTTTGCATCCGCTAAGAATACTCCGCACTATCCGGATTTCTTGGATATTCAGATCAAATCTTTTCAAGATTTTTTCCAGCTTGAAACCAAATCTGATCAAAGAGGTGATGAAGGATTGTACAATACCTTCATGGAGAACTTTCCAATTACTGATACAAGAAATCAGTTCGTACTGGAATTTTTAGATTATTTTATCGATCCGCCAAGATACTCTATCCAAGAGTGTATAGAGCGCGGTCTTACCTATAGCGTTCCATTAAAGGCGAGGTTAAAACTATATTGTACAGATCCAGAACACGAAGATTTCGAAACAATAGTACAGGATGTTTATTTAGGGACCATTCCTTACATGACGCCAAGTGGTACATTTGTAATAAATGGAGCTGAAAGAGTGGTTGTTTCCCAATTGCACCGATCTCCAGGCGTTTTCTTTGGACAATCTTTTCACGCCAACGGAACCAAGTTATATTCTGCCAGGGTGATTCCTTTTAAAGGTTCTTGGATAGAATTTGCAACAGATATCAATGGTGTCATGTATGCCTATATCGACAGAAAGAAAAAATTACCCGTTACTACCTTATTTAGGGCAATCGGGTTTGAAAGGGATAAGGATATTTTGGAAATTTTTGATCTTTCGGAGGAAGTAAAAGTTTCCAATGCCGGACTCAAAAAAGTTCTTGGTCGCAAATTGGCGGCAAGGGTCTTGAACACTTGGCATGAGGATTTTGTGGATGAGGATACAGGCGAGGTAGTTTCAATCGAGAGAAACGAAATTGTCTTAGATCGAGATACGATTCTGGAAAAGGAGCATATTGCCGAAATTTTGGAGGCTGACGTTAAGACTATTCTTTTACACAAGGAGAACAATGCGCAGTCTGATTATGCCATCATTCATAACACACTTCAAAAGGACCCAACGAATTCTGAAAAAGAGGCTGTTGAGCATATTTACAGGCAATTGCGTAATGCCGAGCCGCCCGATGAAGAAACGGCACGGGGTATTATCGATAAATTGTTCTTTTCCGATCAGCGCTACAACTTAGGTGAAGTGGGTCGTTACAGAATGAACAAAAAATTGGGTCTTGATATTGGAATGGACAAACAAGTCTTGACCAAGGAAGATATCATAACCATTATAAAATATTTAATAGAGTTAATTAACTCGAAAGCGGAGATTGATGATATTGACCACCTTTCAAACCGTCGCGTACGTACGGTAGGTGAGCAATTGTCACAACAGTTTGGTGTGGGTCTTGCCCGTATGGCAAGAACGATTCGTGAGCGTATGAACGTACGTGATAACGAGGTGTTTACCCCGATCGATTTGATCAATGCGAAGACCTTATCTTCGGTAATCAATTCCTTCTTCGGTACCAACCAGCTGTCTCAGTTCATGGATCAAACGAATCCATTGGCGGAGATAACACATAAAAGAAGGTTATCAGCACTTGGGCCAGGGGGTCTTTCTAGGGAAAGGGCCGGTTTTGAGGTACGTGACGTGCACTATACTCATTATGGACGTTTATGTCCTATAGAAACACCTGAAGGTCCAAACATTGGTTTGATATCATCCCTTTCGGTATTCGCCAAGGTAAACCCAATGGGCTTCTTGGAAACTCCATATAGAAAAGTTGAGAATTCCAAAGTAGATTTGGAGAATTACGTCTATCTAAGTGCCGAGGAAGAAGAAGGAATGAAGATTGCACAGGCAAACATTCCTCTTAAGGAAAATGGCCAGATTGATACCGATAAGGTTATTGCTAGGGAAGAAGGTGATTTCCCAGTAGTTGATCCTGCTGAAATTCACTATACCGATGTTGCACCAAACCAGATTGCATCTATTTCTGCATCCCTGATTCCTTTCTTGGAGCATGATGATGCGAACCGTGCCTTGATGGGATCGAACATGATGCGTCAAGCAGTCCCACTTCTAAAACCACAATCCCCAATTGTTGGTACCGGTCTAGAAAGGCAGGTAGCTTCAGATTCAAGGGTATTGATCAATGCGGAAGGTGATGGTACAATCGAATATGTGGATGCTGAAAAAATTACTATAAAGTACGATCGAACGGACGAAGAAAGATTGATTTCCTTTGATGAAGATGAAAAGACATATTTCTTGGTTAAATTTAGAAAGACGAACCAAGGTACTAGCATAAACCTGAAGCCAATCGTAAAGAAAGGGGATAGGGTTAAAAAAGGCCAGGTATTGTGCGAAGGGTATGCGACTGAGAAAGGAGAATTGGCGTTGGGTAGAAACCTTACCGTAGCTTTCATGCCTTGGAAGGGATATAACTTTGAGGATGCTATCGTTATTTCTGAAAAAGTGGTGAGAGAAGATATATTTACTTCCATCCACGTAGATGAATATTCTTTGGAGGTCCGTGATACTAAATTAGGTGCTGAAGAGCTTACACACGATATTCCAAACGTTTCGGAAGAAGCAACAAAGGATTTGGATGAAAACGGTATGATCCGTATTGGTGCCGAAGTGAAACCTGGCGACATATTAATAGGTAAGATTACTCCAAAAGGAGAATCAGATCCTACGCCAGAGGAGAAATTATTGCGTGCCATCTTCGGTGATAAGGCCGGTGATGTAAAGGATGCCTCCTTGAAAGCTTCACCATCCCTAAGAGGTGTCGTTATAGATAAGAAACTTTTCTCTAGATCTGTAAAGGATAAGAGAAGGCGTTCTGAGGATAAGGAGGAACTATCCAAATTGGAATTGGAATATGAAGTTAAGTTCCAAGAATTAAAGGATATCTTGATTGAAAAACTGTTTACGCTGGTAAATGGTAAAACTTCTCAAGGTGTATTGAATGATCTAGGTGAGGAAGTATTGCCAAAAGGTAAGAAATACACTATGAAAATGTTAAACTCTGTTGATGACTTTGCCCACTTGGTGGGTGGAAGTTGGACTACGGATGCCGATACAAATAATTCTGTGGCAGACTTGCTTCATAATTATAAAATCAAATTGAACGACCTTCAGGGTAACCTGAGAAGGGATAAGTTTACGATTTCCGTTGGTGATGAATTACCTGCAGGAATTATGAAATTGGCCAAAGTTTACATAGCCAAGAAGCGTAAGCTTAAAGTAGGTGATAAAATGGCCGGTCGTCATGGTAACAAGGGTATCGTTTCCAGAATAGTACGTCAAGAAGATATGCCGTTCCTGGAAGATGGAACGCCTGTGGACATTGTGTTGAACCCACTTGGTGTACCTTCCCGTATGAACATTGGTCAGATTTATGAGACCGTATTGGGTTGGGCCGGACTAAAATTAGGTAGAAAGTTCGCTACGCCTATTTTCGATGGTGCATCTTTGGATGAAATAAACAAATATACCGATGACGCCGGTATCCCAAGATTTGGACACACCTATTTATTTGACGGTGGTACGGGACAGCGTTTTGATCAACCTGCTACTGTGGGAGTCATCTATATGTTGAAACTAGGTCACATGGTAGATGATAAGATGCACGCGCGTTCTATAGGACCATACTCTTTAATTACGCAGCAACCATTGGGTGGTAAAGCCCAGTTTGGTGGTCAGAGATTTGGAGAAATGGAGGTTTGGGCCTTGGAGGCCTACGGTGCTTCTGCAACCTTGCGGGAAATATTGACCGTTAAGTCGGATGATGTTATCGGTAGGGCGAAGACCTATGAGTCCATCGTGAAAGGTGAGACGATGCCAGAACCTGGTTTACCAGAATCTTTCAATGTATTGATGCACGAACTTAAGGGATTAGGTTTGGATATTCGATTGGAAGAATAA
- the rplL gene encoding 50S ribosomal protein L7/L12 encodes MADLKDFAEQLVNLTVKEVNELAAILKDEYGIEPAAAAVAVAAGGGAADAGEAVEEKSEFDVILKSAGASKLAVVKLVKELTGLGLKDAKDIVDSAPKAVKEGISKDEAEGIKKSLEEAGAEVELK; translated from the coding sequence ATGGCAGATTTAAAAGATTTCGCAGAACAATTGGTTAACCTTACAGTAAAGGAAGTAAATGAGTTGGCCGCTATATTAAAAGATGAGTATGGTATCGAGCCTGCTGCAGCTGCAGTAGCCGTTGCTGCTGGTGGTGGTGCCGCTGATGCTGGTGAAGCCGTAGAGGAAAAATCAGAATTCGATGTAATATTGAAATCTGCAGGAGCTTCTAAGCTAGCAGTGGTTAAATTGGTTAAGGAATTGACAGGTTTAGGATTGAAAGATGCTAAGGATATCGTTGATAGCGCACCAAAGGCTGTTAAGGAAGGTATCTCCAAAGATGAAGCAGAAGGTATCAAAAAATCATTGGAAGAAGCAGGAGCGGAAGTTGAGCTTAAATAA
- the rplJ gene encoding 50S ribosomal protein L10, with product MTREEKATVIQDLTTQLGENSIIYLADISGMDAGTTSDLRRACFKANIKLAVVKNTLLAKAMEASEKEFGELPEVLKGNTSLMFSEVGNAPAKLIKNFRKKSNKPLLKGAFVEEAVYIGDETLDALVSIKSKEEMIGEIIGLLQSPAKNVISGLKSGGGKLAGILKTLSEK from the coding sequence ATGACAAGAGAAGAAAAAGCAACGGTTATACAGGATTTAACTACGCAGTTGGGTGAGAATTCCATTATTTACCTAGCGGATATTTCTGGAATGGACGCTGGAACAACCTCTGATTTAAGAAGGGCTTGTTTTAAGGCAAATATCAAACTGGCAGTAGTTAAGAATACATTGCTTGCAAAGGCAATGGAAGCTTCCGAAAAGGAATTTGGTGAACTACCTGAAGTGTTGAAGGGGAATACCTCTTTAATGTTCTCTGAAGTTGGCAACGCTCCGGCAAAGCTTATCAAGAATTTCAGGAAAAAATCAAATAAGCCCTTATTAAAAGGTGCCTTTGTTGAAGAAGCAGTTTATATAGGTGATGAAACTTTGGATGCTTTAGTTAGCATTAAGTCCAAGGAAGAAATGATAGGGGAAATTATTGGATTGTTACAATCCCCAGCTAAAAATGTTATTTCCGGACTTAAATCTGGTGGAGGTAAACTTGCCGGTATCCTTAAAACATTATCTGAAAAATAA
- the rplA gene encoding 50S ribosomal protein L1, whose product MAKLTKKQKEAHSKIEKDKLYSLEEASALVKEITSTKFDASVDIAVRLGVDPRKANQMVRGVVTLPHGTGKDVKVLALVTPDKEAEAREAGADYIGLDEYLDKIKNGWTDVDVIITMPSVMGKLGPLGRVLGPRGLMPNPKTGTVTMDIAKAVSEVKAGKIDFKVDKTGIVHAAIGKVSFSPDKIAGNAKELLETLNKMKPTAAKGVYMKSIFLSSTMSPSVQLDPKSV is encoded by the coding sequence ATGGCAAAATTGACAAAAAAGCAAAAGGAAGCCCACTCTAAAATCGAAAAGGACAAATTGTATTCCTTAGAAGAGGCTTCTGCTTTAGTAAAAGAGATAACAAGCACAAAGTTTGATGCGTCCGTAGATATTGCCGTGCGTTTGGGTGTAGATCCACGTAAGGCGAATCAAATGGTACGTGGGGTGGTAACACTTCCTCATGGAACCGGTAAGGATGTGAAAGTTTTGGCTTTGGTTACACCAGATAAGGAAGCCGAAGCAAGGGAAGCAGGTGCTGACTATATTGGATTGGACGAATATTTGGATAAAATTAAAAACGGTTGGACAGATGTTGATGTAATTATCACTATGCCAAGTGTTATGGGTAAACTGGGCCCTTTAGGACGTGTTCTTGGACCAAGAGGATTAATGCCCAATCCAAAAACAGGTACAGTGACAATGGATATTGCCAAGGCCGTATCTGAGGTGAAAGCTGGTAAAATTGATTTTAAAGTTGACAAGACGGGTATAGTACATGCCGCAATAGGGAAAGTTTCTTTCTCTCCCGATAAAATTGCAGGCAATGCTAAGGAGCTCTTGGAGACATTGAACAAGATGAAACCAACTGCCGCTAAAGGTGTTTACATGAAAAGTATTTTCCTGTCAAGCACCATGAGCCCAAGTGTTCAATTGGACCCAAAGTCAGTTTAA
- the rplK gene encoding 50S ribosomal protein L11, whose protein sequence is MAKEVGKVVKLQVRGGAANPSPPVGPALGAAGVNIMEFCKQFNARTQDKQGKVLPVVITVYKDKSFDFVVKTPPAAVQLLEAAKIKKGSGEPNRVKLGSVTWDQIKAIAEDKMVDLNAFTIEAAMSMIAGTARSMGMKVAGKRPF, encoded by the coding sequence ATGGCAAAAGAAGTAGGTAAAGTAGTTAAACTACAAGTTAGGGGAGGTGCAGCGAATCCATCGCCACCGGTTGGACCCGCCTTAGGTGCTGCCGGTGTTAACATTATGGAGTTCTGTAAGCAGTTCAATGCTCGAACGCAGGACAAGCAAGGTAAGGTTTTACCAGTTGTTATCACCGTGTATAAAGACAAGTCGTTTGACTTTGTCGTGAAAACACCACCAGCGGCAGTTCAGCTATTGGAAGCGGCTAAGATTAAAAAGGGATCTGGCGAGCCTAACAGAGTAAAATTGGGTAGTGTAACCTGGGATCAAATCAAGGCGATTGCCGAAGATAAGATGGTAGACCTTAATGCATTTACGATTGAAGCGGCAATGAGCATGATTGCAGGGACCGCTCGTTCAATGGGTATGAAGGTTGCAGGTAAAAGACCTTTTTAA
- the nusG gene encoding transcription termination/antitermination protein NusG, with protein sequence MSEVLEKKWYVVRAVSGQENKIKGYIQSEVDRHGFSDYLEEVLVPTEKVIQIRNGKKINKERVYFPGYIMVKANLGGEMVHIIRSITNVIGFLGETKGGDPVPLRKSEVNRMLGKVDELTVNTDSVAIPFVFGETVKVIDGPFNGFNGTVEKINEEKRKLEVMVKIFGRKTPLELSYMQVEKI encoded by the coding sequence ATGTCAGAAGTATTGGAAAAGAAATGGTATGTGGTTAGGGCTGTAAGTGGTCAGGAGAACAAGATTAAGGGGTATATCCAAAGTGAGGTCGATAGGCATGGTTTTTCTGATTATTTGGAAGAGGTTTTGGTTCCAACGGAAAAGGTAATTCAAATTAGGAACGGAAAAAAAATCAATAAGGAAAGAGTTTACTTTCCGGGCTATATTATGGTGAAGGCCAATTTAGGTGGTGAAATGGTGCATATAATACGCTCCATTACTAATGTAATTGGCTTTTTAGGGGAAACTAAAGGAGGTGATCCTGTACCTCTTAGGAAATCTGAGGTTAACAGGATGTTAGGTAAAGTAGATGAGTTGACCGTAAATACGGATAGTGTTGCAATACCTTTCGTTTTTGGGGAAACTGTAAAGGTTATTGATGGACCTTTCAATGGGTTTAACGGTACCGTTGAAAAAATAAATGAAGAAAAGCGTAAGCTTGAGGTAATGGTAAAGATTTTCGGTAGAAAAACGCCATTGGAATTAAGCTACATGCAAGTAGAAAAGATTTAA
- the secE gene encoding preprotein translocase subunit SecE, with protein sequence MLTYIKESVEELRNNVTLPSRAEASNLMVVVAVFSIIFALATWGVDTVFSKVVQLYFDYVLN encoded by the coding sequence ATGTTGACATATATTAAAGAATCCGTTGAAGAACTCAGGAATAATGTTACCCTTCCATCCAGGGCAGAGGCCTCAAACTTAATGGTAGTGGTCGCTGTTTTTTCCATCATTTTCGCTTTGGCGACTTGGGGAGTGGATACGGTATTCAGCAAAGTAGTTCAACTGTATTTTGATTACGTTTTAAATTAA
- the tuf gene encoding elongation factor Tu translates to MAKATFDRSKPHLNIGTIGHVDHGKTTLTAAITEVLSNAGLSEKRSFDSIDNAPEEKERGITINTSHVEYQTANRHYAHVDCPGHADYVKNMVTGAAQMDGAILVVAATDGPMPQTREHILLGRQVGIPRIVVFLNKVDMVDDEELLELVEMEVRELLSFYEYDGDNGPVISGSALGALNGEQKWVDTVMQLMDAVDSWIELPERDVDKPFLMPVEDVFTITGRGTVATGRIETGIANTGDAVDIIGMGAEKLSSTITGVEMFRKILDRGEAGDNVGILLRGIEKSQISRGMVICKPGSVKPHAKFEAEVYILKKEEGGRHTPFHNNYRPQFYVRTTDVTGNISLPSGVEMVMPGDNLTITVELIQPIALSVGLRFAIREGGRTVGAGQVTKILD, encoded by the coding sequence ATGGCAAAGGCAACTTTCGATCGTTCCAAACCACACTTAAATATTGGTACCATTGGACACGTGGATCACGGTAAAACTACATTGACTGCAGCTATTACAGAGGTTCTGTCAAACGCAGGTCTTTCTGAAAAGAGAAGTTTCGATTCTATCGACAACGCTCCAGAGGAAAAGGAAAGAGGTATTACAATAAATACATCGCACGTTGAGTACCAAACAGCTAACCGTCACTATGCGCACGTTGACTGTCCAGGTCACGCGGATTACGTAAAAAACATGGTTACCGGTGCTGCTCAGATGGACGGTGCAATTTTGGTTGTTGCCGCTACAGATGGACCTATGCCACAAACTCGTGAGCACATCCTATTGGGTCGCCAAGTAGGTATCCCTAGAATCGTTGTTTTCTTGAACAAGGTGGATATGGTTGATGATGAGGAGTTGTTGGAGCTTGTTGAAATGGAGGTAAGGGAATTGCTTTCTTTTTATGAGTACGATGGTGATAATGGACCTGTAATTTCTGGTTCTGCCTTAGGTGCTTTGAACGGTGAACAAAAATGGGTTGATACTGTTATGCAATTGATGGACGCTGTTGATAGTTGGATCGAATTGCCAGAAAGAGATGTGGATAAGCCATTCTTGATGCCCGTTGAAGACGTATTTACTATCACAGGTCGTGGTACTGTGGCGACTGGTAGAATTGAAACTGGTATCGCAAACACTGGTGACGCCGTAGATATTATTGGAATGGGGGCTGAAAAATTATCTTCAACTATTACTGGTGTTGAAATGTTCCGTAAAATTTTGGACAGAGGTGAAGCAGGAGATAATGTTGGAATCTTGTTAAGAGGTATTGAGAAATCTCAAATTAGCCGTGGAATGGTTATCTGTAAGCCAGGTTCTGTAAAGCCGCATGCTAAATTTGAAGCTGAGGTGTATATTTTGAAAAAGGAAGAAGGTGGTCGTCACACTCCTTTCCATAACAATTATCGTCCGCAGTTCTATGTAAGGACAACAGACGTAACCGGTAATATTTCCCTTCCGTCAGGTGTAGAAATGGTAATGCCAGGTGATAACCTTACAATTACCGTTGAATTAATTCAACCAATTGCACTTAGCGTAGGTCTTCGTTTTGCTATCCGTGAAGGAGGTAGAACTGTAGGTGCTGGTCAGGTTACTAAGATTTTGGATTAA
- the hpf gene encoding ribosome hibernation-promoting factor, HPF/YfiA family produces MKVNAQSVNFNADVKLINFLQNRLDKLETFYDKVISSDVYLKVENTSSKENKIVEIKLNVPKNNFMVKKQCKSFEEAVDTACNSLERKLIKRKQKLRANA; encoded by the coding sequence ATGAAAGTAAACGCACAATCCGTTAATTTTAATGCAGATGTCAAATTGATAAATTTTCTGCAAAACCGTTTGGATAAATTGGAAACTTTTTATGATAAGGTGATTAGTTCCGATGTTTATTTGAAGGTAGAGAATACCAGTTCCAAAGAAAACAAGATTGTGGAAATTAAGTTGAATGTCCCAAAGAATAATTTCATGGTCAAAAAGCAATGTAAATCGTTTGAAGAGGCAGTGGATACGGCATGTAATTCTTTGGAAAGAAAATTGATTAAGAGAAAGCAAAAATTAAGAGCCAACGCATGA
- a CDS encoding tyrosine-type recombinase/integrase — protein sequence MLLDQFTDYLALEKKYSGHTVRAYCKDLLEFKNFCQSQFVIGNIDTIAYTIIRSWIVALSDTGISNRTINRKIASLKAYYKFLQKIESITTNPLSKHRALKTPKKLETPFSEMEMEHVLNTISYSDDFEGTRDMLVIHILYATGIRRAELVNLKLKDVDLEEKTIKVLGKRNKERIIPLMRETITLLKDYLLVRNTMTLAENSEFLLLTDKGNKIYETLVYRIINKYFRKVSVKVKKSPHILRHTFATHLLNKGADLNSVKELLGHSSLASTQVYTHNSIAELKKIHASSHPRGKNK from the coding sequence ATGCTTTTAGATCAATTCACGGACTACCTTGCCTTGGAGAAAAAATATTCCGGCCACACGGTTAGGGCGTATTGCAAAGATCTTTTGGAGTTTAAGAATTTTTGCCAATCTCAATTTGTGATAGGGAACATTGACACTATTGCCTACACCATAATTAGGAGTTGGATAGTGGCCTTGTCAGACACAGGTATTTCCAATAGGACGATAAACAGGAAAATAGCTTCCCTTAAGGCATACTATAAATTTCTTCAAAAGATTGAATCTATTACAACGAATCCTCTGTCAAAGCATAGGGCCTTGAAAACCCCAAAAAAATTGGAAACTCCGTTTTCTGAGATGGAAATGGAACATGTACTGAACACAATAAGTTATTCCGATGATTTTGAAGGCACGAGGGATATGCTTGTGATACATATATTATATGCTACCGGAATTAGAAGGGCTGAGTTGGTTAACCTTAAGCTTAAAGATGTGGACCTTGAGGAAAAAACCATAAAGGTTTTGGGAAAAAGGAACAAGGAGCGAATCATTCCTTTGATGCGGGAGACCATAACACTCTTAAAGGACTATTTATTAGTAAGAAACACCATGACATTGGCTGAAAATTCAGAGTTTTTATTATTGACGGATAAAGGCAATAAAATATACGAAACCCTTGTTTATAGAATTATAAATAAGTATTTTAGAAAGGTGTCCGTCAAGGTTAAGAAAAGCCCTCATATATTGAGGCATACCTTTGCAACGCATCTCTTGAATAAAGGTGCTGATTTGAATTCTGTCAAGGAGTTGCTAGGCCATTCAAGTTTGGCATCCACGCAGGTTTATACGCATAACAGTATAGCTGAACTTAAAAAAATACATGCTTCTTCCCACCCTAGAGGGAAAAACAAATAG
- the rpsU gene encoding 30S ribosomal protein S21, which produces MLIIPVKEGENIDRALKRFKRKFDKTGTMRQLRKRQQFTKPSVERRAQIQKAQYIQSLRDQEEF; this is translated from the coding sequence ATGTTAATTATACCAGTAAAAGAAGGAGAAAACATAGATAGAGCTTTAAAACGTTTCAAGAGAAAGTTTGATAAGACAGGTACAATGAGGCAGTTGAGAAAACGTCAACAGTTTACTAAGCCTTCAGTAGAGCGAAGAGCTCAAATACAAAAAGCACAATACATTCAAAGTCTAAGGGACCAAGAGGAATTTTAG
- a CDS encoding acyl-CoA dehydrogenase family protein translates to MNNIYFTEEHLLFRQSLKDFLQKEVVPHIERWEETGTIERFIWEKFGEMGYFGLATPEEDGGLGLDLFYTVIFLEELQKINSGGFAAAMWAHAYLAMTYLNKRAKGDIRKKYLEPSAYGKLIGCLGVTEPYGGSDVAGMRTTAIQKGDMYIINGSKTFITNGVYGDYIILAAKTDSTAGNKGISIFVVDRNAKGVSANKLNKLGWRASDTAELAFDNVEIPSENLLGEEGMGFSYIMEAFALERLVMGINAHARAEYALDYAMQYMSEREAFGKTINQFQALRHRIVDLHADIEICKQYNYYVASRLDKGEYVVKEATISKLKSTKMADEVAYECLQFLGGYGYIEDYPMARLLRDSRLGPIGGGTSEILREIIAKIIIDKKEYRPATN, encoded by the coding sequence ATGAACAATATTTACTTCACTGAAGAACATCTTTTGTTTAGGCAAAGCCTAAAGGATTTTTTGCAGAAGGAAGTAGTGCCCCATATAGAGAGATGGGAGGAGACCGGTACCATCGAAAGATTTATTTGGGAAAAGTTTGGTGAGATGGGATATTTTGGTCTTGCCACACCAGAGGAAGATGGCGGTTTAGGTCTGGACTTGTTTTACACCGTTATTTTTTTGGAGGAATTGCAAAAAATAAATTCCGGTGGTTTTGCAGCCGCAATGTGGGCACATGCTTACTTGGCCATGACCTATTTGAACAAGAGGGCCAAAGGGGATATAAGGAAAAAATATCTAGAGCCTAGTGCCTATGGTAAATTAATCGGCTGTCTTGGTGTTACGGAACCTTATGGAGGAAGTGATGTTGCTGGTATGAGAACTACTGCCATACAAAAGGGTGACATGTATATAATTAATGGTTCAAAAACCTTTATTACGAATGGCGTATATGGAGATTATATCATCTTAGCAGCTAAGACAGATAGTACCGCAGGAAATAAAGGAATCAGCATTTTTGTAGTTGATAGAAATGCAAAGGGTGTATCTGCAAATAAATTAAACAAACTAGGGTGGAGGGCTTCGGATACCGCTGAGCTTGCATTTGACAATGTTGAAATTCCCTCAGAGAATTTATTGGGAGAGGAAGGTATGGGATTTTCTTATATAATGGAGGCATTTGCTCTTGAACGCCTTGTAATGGGAATTAATGCGCATGCTAGAGCGGAATATGCTTTGGATTATGCGATGCAGTATATGTCGGAACGTGAAGCGTTTGGAAAAACGATAAATCAATTTCAGGCATTGCGTCATCGAATCGTGGATCTCCACGCGGACATTGAAATTTGTAAGCAGTACAATTATTACGTAGCAAGTAGATTGGACAAAGGTGAGTATGTAGTGAAAGAAGCTACTATTTCCAAACTTAAATCCACCAAAATGGCTGATGAGGTCGCTTACGAATGCCTACAGTTTTTAGGAGGTTATGGATACATTGAAGACTACCCCATGGCACGATTGCTGCGCGATAGCAGATTGGGACCTATTGGTGGAGGAACCTCGGAAATACTCAGGGAAATAATCGCAAAGATTATCATTGATAAAAAGGAATACCGTCCCGCAACCAATTAA